A single region of the Alkalispirochaeta americana genome encodes:
- a CDS encoding carbohydrate ABC transporter permease: MSRYTRKRQILFETLMGLLLILFLYPFAIVLINSAKDSFSATQFPLALPNNWGQLFINMRTIWTSPSVRYSSSFFSSVVITLSSLLAVTIFPAMAGWVLVRTKTRLSQIIFFTFVAAMVIPFQIVMFPLVSWFRLVFEVTGFRLLRSYQGIILSYLGFGLSLSVFMYHGFIKGIPLELEEAAIIDGCRLPEVFGRIIFPLLTPLHATIAILHGLWIWNDFLLPLLILGRGNRLQTLPLAVANYAGAFVKQWDLILTAILMAMLPALVFFFFAQKKIIRGMISGSIK; the protein is encoded by the coding sequence ATGAGCCGCTATACCCGGAAACGCCAGATCCTTTTCGAAACACTCATGGGGCTCCTTTTGATCCTCTTCCTCTATCCCTTCGCGATCGTCCTGATAAACTCCGCCAAGGACTCCTTCAGCGCAACCCAGTTTCCCCTGGCCCTTCCCAACAACTGGGGCCAGCTGTTTATCAACATGAGGACAATCTGGACGAGCCCCAGTGTCCGGTATTCCTCTTCCTTCTTCTCGTCGGTGGTGATCACCCTCTCGTCGCTACTGGCGGTCACGATCTTCCCCGCCATGGCAGGATGGGTTCTGGTGCGAACCAAGACCAGACTCTCCCAGATCATCTTCTTCACCTTTGTAGCAGCCATGGTGATTCCCTTCCAGATCGTGATGTTTCCCCTGGTATCGTGGTTTCGCCTGGTCTTCGAGGTAACGGGATTCCGTCTGCTCCGCAGCTACCAGGGGATCATCCTTTCCTATCTGGGGTTCGGCTTGTCTCTCTCGGTCTTCATGTACCACGGCTTCATCAAGGGAATCCCCCTGGAGCTGGAAGAAGCCGCCATTATCGACGGGTGCCGTCTCCCCGAGGTTTTCGGCCGGATCATTTTTCCCCTGCTCACACCCCTCCATGCCACCATAGCGATCCTGCATGGCCTGTGGATCTGGAACGATTTTCTCCTGCCCCTGCTCATACTGGGACGGGGAAACCGTCTGCAGACTCTTCCCCTGGCAGTAGCCAATTATGCGGGGGCCTTTGTGAAACAATGGGATCTGATCCTTACGGCGATCCTCATGGCGATGCTTCCCGCGCTGGTTTTCTTCTTTTTTGCCCAGAAAAAAATTATCCGGGGAATGATATCGGGCTCGATAAAATAG
- a CDS encoding LacI family DNA-binding transcriptional regulator gives MGKVTIQAVAEATGFSKTTVSFAFNDPARIGKETRAKILAAATELGYVPNPGARNLSRGSYGTIGLLLPQVIPKALENPYLSLIIQGIGQVCEQEGHTLTLIPPIKQSLLLGVQNAAVDGLITLGLEPEHEAVELIQRRSLPFVSIDGKAGNGFPVVGIRDRDLAREAMSLLIETGHRRIALVSLVDAREMSVGSHVRSERLAGYRGVFEEHFGHPGESRNSGNPWLIELSCQTSLQGGRELVDTLQTLDIFPDAAAVMSDIVAIGMMDRLAEIGITIPDRFSLVGFDDIPESTITRPRLTTISQPGQDKGRAAAETLMKIIRGEAVHPEQVLHGRLLLRETVRRVI, from the coding sequence ATGGGAAAAGTAACAATCCAGGCCGTTGCCGAAGCAACAGGCTTCTCAAAAACCACCGTCTCCTTTGCCTTCAACGACCCTGCCCGGATCGGCAAGGAGACCCGGGCAAAAATCCTCGCCGCAGCGACCGAACTGGGCTACGTGCCAAACCCGGGGGCACGCAACCTCAGCAGGGGAAGCTACGGAACTATCGGATTGCTCTTGCCCCAGGTCATCCCCAAAGCGCTGGAGAACCCCTATCTGTCCCTCATTATTCAGGGCATCGGCCAGGTCTGCGAGCAGGAAGGCCACACCCTGACCCTTATCCCTCCCATCAAGCAATCGCTCCTGCTGGGCGTACAGAACGCAGCCGTGGACGGGCTGATCACCCTGGGACTTGAACCCGAACACGAGGCTGTGGAGCTTATCCAGCGACGATCCCTGCCCTTTGTCTCGATCGATGGGAAAGCAGGCAACGGATTTCCCGTTGTGGGTATCCGCGACCGCGATCTGGCCCGGGAAGCCATGTCCCTCCTGATAGAAACAGGGCACCGCCGGATCGCCCTGGTCTCTCTGGTGGATGCCCGCGAGATGAGTGTCGGCTCCCATGTGCGGTCCGAACGGCTGGCGGGATATCGAGGGGTCTTTGAGGAGCACTTTGGCCATCCCGGAGAGTCCCGGAACAGCGGCAATCCCTGGCTGATTGAGCTGTCCTGCCAGACATCTCTCCAGGGAGGGAGAGAGCTGGTCGACACGTTGCAGACCCTGGATATCTTTCCCGACGCCGCAGCGGTCATGAGCGACATCGTGGCCATCGGGATGATGGATCGGCTTGCCGAGATTGGCATCACCATCCCTGACCGGTTCAGTCTGGTCGGCTTTGACGATATCCCCGAATCGACGATCACCAGACCCCGGCTCACCACGATCTCCCAACCCGGACAGGACAAGGGCCGTGCGGCGGCAGAGACGCTGATGAAAATCATTCGGGGCGAAGCGGTTCACCCCGAGCAGGTCCTCCACGGCCGCCTTCTGCTACGGGAAACAGTGCGACGAGTGATCTAG
- a CDS encoding GNAT family N-acetyltransferase has protein sequence MEQTRIIKMEERHVDEAACFIARVLDEPKEVTCQDLEDFLDWDDEEVLLLVVETGDGRFAGVAGVIYEEWNDTSTIEWIGLIPELRGQRIGTDLLDRMIEWTRAQGGRKIYVDTGVEEVKALAFYEKKGFSREALLKDWYRDGDDAVLLSLRVTEPRSG, from the coding sequence GTGGAACAGACCCGAATAATAAAAATGGAAGAGCGTCATGTAGATGAGGCAGCCTGTTTCATCGCCCGGGTTCTGGACGAGCCAAAGGAGGTCACCTGCCAGGATCTTGAGGATTTTCTGGATTGGGACGATGAAGAGGTTCTGCTGCTTGTGGTCGAGACCGGGGATGGCCGCTTTGCGGGGGTGGCCGGTGTGATCTACGAGGAGTGGAACGATACCAGCACTATCGAGTGGATCGGTCTGATTCCGGAGTTGCGGGGTCAGCGCATTGGAACGGACCTCCTTGATCGAATGATCGAATGGACCCGTGCCCAGGGGGGGCGCAAGATATACGTCGATACCGGGGTGGAGGAGGTGAAAGCTCTGGCTTTCTACGAGAAAAAGGGCTTCTCCCGGGAGGCCCTGCTCAAGGACTGGTATCGCGATGGGGACGATGCCGTGCTTCTCTCGTTGCGGGTCACGGAGCCGCGATCGGGCTAG
- a CDS encoding M30 family zinc metallopeptidase has translation MRRYIGFLVILVGLMALSACDSMFGSDKKSSRDKGTTLSYTLEDTQGKEIYFVFTNYSISARRSSPSIVLSEGSVSSRGSRRVRTTSLQPTPVAQRGKPEITAWNREAPSRIRTDLVRGLSGPAAPPPARSYTQDTTRFDFQTSTNLSAGAPAVGATLRGMVEKSDISVGDGTKNKRLLVWVADDCWGEDSQKAHKITSQLVDDLAGAFLDPAKPAIYEWITGVFGEEWGPSSYSNLLHETNDIHILLYDIDADNSASGGVLGYFWAKDNFTQDSDSNEKIMFYLDAVMYAAGVQNGVNWTDEIISTLAHEFQHMIHFYQKAIVNDTDGSDTWIDEMCAMIAEDIVADKLEIEGPRGVPLSGGSFVYTPEGTGLTGGRLPLFNYVIEHPLAYWDTDNPDVDYSHSYAFGAFLARNYGDFTTLFGGILQNQWTDYQAVVEAVRSSPGRGDISFRDILREWGAAVVLSDKTDLTADDFRVLHVSRQGGSSPGEIGAGYNTGEAITSGGYSLGSIDLYSYSYSYNGQNGPYFWDSGDVLPQLNPSSNLYVHMGTAGSDSVTYSVSLAENVDWTIIVR, from the coding sequence ATGCGCAGATATATTGGGTTTTTGGTCATTCTGGTGGGACTTATGGCCCTTTCGGCCTGTGATTCCATGTTTGGCAGCGACAAGAAAAGTTCCCGCGACAAGGGCACGACCCTCTCGTATACCCTGGAGGACACTCAAGGAAAAGAGATCTACTTCGTCTTCACGAACTACTCGATCTCGGCACGAAGATCTTCCCCGTCGATCGTTCTGTCTGAAGGGAGTGTCTCCTCCCGTGGATCCCGCAGAGTGCGAACCACATCGCTACAACCGACACCGGTTGCACAGAGGGGAAAACCGGAGATCACCGCCTGGAACCGCGAAGCCCCGTCGAGGATCAGAACCGATCTGGTTCGGGGATTGTCAGGTCCTGCTGCTCCTCCTCCCGCGCGCAGTTATACTCAAGATACTACAAGGTTTGACTTTCAGACCTCGACCAACTTGTCTGCTGGCGCTCCCGCTGTGGGTGCTACCTTGCGGGGAATGGTAGAAAAATCCGATATTTCGGTTGGAGATGGAACAAAGAACAAACGGCTCCTTGTCTGGGTTGCTGATGATTGTTGGGGGGAAGATAGCCAGAAAGCACACAAGATCACCTCCCAACTGGTTGATGATCTGGCCGGGGCCTTTCTTGATCCAGCTAAACCGGCAATTTACGAATGGATAACCGGTGTTTTTGGTGAGGAGTGGGGGCCCTCTTCTTATTCAAATCTTCTTCACGAAACCAACGATATTCATATTTTGCTCTACGACATAGACGCCGACAACAGCGCAAGCGGCGGTGTCCTGGGATACTTCTGGGCCAAGGATAATTTTACCCAGGACAGCGATTCAAACGAGAAGATCATGTTCTACCTCGACGCAGTGATGTATGCAGCGGGGGTTCAGAACGGCGTGAACTGGACCGACGAGATCATATCGACCCTGGCACACGAGTTTCAGCATATGATCCACTTCTACCAGAAGGCCATTGTCAACGACACCGATGGGTCAGATACCTGGATCGACGAGATGTGCGCCATGATAGCCGAGGATATCGTTGCAGACAAGCTGGAAATCGAGGGGCCCCGAGGGGTTCCCCTGTCCGGTGGCTCCTTTGTTTATACTCCCGAGGGAACAGGATTGACCGGTGGCCGCCTTCCCCTGTTCAATTACGTGATCGAGCATCCCCTGGCCTACTGGGACACCGATAACCCCGATGTTGATTACTCCCACTCCTATGCTTTCGGGGCCTTCCTTGCGCGAAATTACGGTGATTTTACAACACTCTTCGGGGGTATTCTGCAGAATCAGTGGACCGATTATCAGGCAGTTGTGGAGGCTGTCCGGTCTTCCCCGGGGAGAGGCGACATCTCTTTCCGCGATATCTTGCGTGAATGGGGGGCGGCGGTGGTGCTTTCCGACAAGACCGACCTGACTGCTGATGATTTCAGGGTTCTTCACGTTTCCCGCCAGGGCGGGAGCTCTCCGGGAGAGATTGGTGCCGGATATAACACCGGTGAGGCCATTACCAGCGGTGGCTACTCCTTAGGTTCGATTGACTTGTACAGCTACAGCTACAGCTATAATGGCCAGAATGGGCCGTATTTCTGGGATTCGGGAGATGTGTTGCCTCAACTGAACCCCAGCTCAAATCTCTACGTCCACATGGGAACCGCCGGGAGTGATAGCGTGACCTATAGTGTTTCTCTGGCCGAGAACGTGGACTGGACAATAATTGTGCGATGA
- a CDS encoding VOC family protein, translating to MFGVSQIFKTGIMISDNTLPMEAKLKYVILFVEDVPRSTKFYAEAFGLATSFIVESGDFGQMTSGETSLSFSSLKLMKELGKNPGRPTASAPVFEIAFEVDDVPAVLDRALRAGANLVQEVKQEAWGQTTSYVSDPDGYLVEICSPVAAS from the coding sequence ATGTTTGGGGTGTCGCAAATCTTCAAGACGGGAATCATGATTTCCGACAATACTCTTCCCATGGAAGCAAAACTTAAATACGTGATTCTCTTTGTTGAAGACGTGCCACGGTCGACGAAATTCTACGCCGAAGCCTTCGGCCTTGCCACCAGTTTCATTGTCGAAAGCGGCGATTTCGGGCAAATGACGTCGGGAGAAACCTCGCTCTCCTTCTCATCACTGAAACTGATGAAAGAGCTGGGGAAGAACCCGGGACGACCCACCGCCTCGGCCCCGGTCTTTGAAATTGCCTTTGAAGTTGACGACGTCCCGGCGGTTCTTGATCGAGCGCTTCGGGCCGGAGCAAACCTGGTGCAAGAGGTAAAGCAGGAAGCCTGGGGACAGACCACCTCCTACGTCAGCGATCCCGACGGGTATCTGGTAGAAATCTGCTCTCCCGTAGCTGCATCGTAA
- a CDS encoding AraC family transcriptional regulator, with protein sequence MKAYPGETSWHNSVVLQRWTYHTTSAGDVRIIPDGCRDLLYWMIPGKSPVWSISHLQDTIMGVTIPEGTRLAGYRLAPGADVSDRVLLELQGCPRDDPDESVSRILGLIRENHSVAEALSAVATMPASVAGAATLLGISPRTLERLLMRHTARPPVFWAQLVRVRTAARYLVAGEGCAEAALRAGYADQAHLSRSVRRWFGVSPRELVHRPDLVNQLCSPGYDAATGEQISTRYPSGSLT encoded by the coding sequence ATGAAGGCCTATCCGGGAGAAACGTCCTGGCACAATAGTGTTGTCTTGCAACGGTGGACATATCACACCACCTCTGCCGGTGATGTCCGCATTATCCCCGACGGGTGTCGGGATCTGCTCTATTGGATGATTCCGGGCAAGAGCCCTGTCTGGTCAATCTCTCATCTGCAGGATACCATCATGGGTGTAACGATACCCGAAGGAACCCGTCTGGCAGGCTACCGTCTGGCTCCGGGGGCAGACGTATCGGATCGGGTTCTCTTGGAACTGCAGGGGTGCCCCCGGGATGATCCCGACGAGAGTGTCTCCCGAATTCTGGGGCTGATCAGGGAGAACCACAGCGTAGCCGAGGCGCTTTCGGCGGTGGCGACGATGCCGGCCAGTGTTGCCGGTGCAGCAACCCTCCTGGGTATCTCTCCCAGAACACTGGAACGTTTGTTGATGCGTCACACCGCACGGCCCCCCGTCTTCTGGGCCCAGCTTGTTCGTGTGCGGACTGCAGCCAGATATCTGGTGGCAGGCGAGGGCTGTGCAGAAGCGGCTCTCCGGGCGGGCTATGCCGATCAGGCTCATCTGTCCCGCTCTGTGCGGCGCTGGTTTGGCGTGAGCCCCAGGGAACTGGTTCACCGCCCGGATCTGGTGAACCAGCTCTGTTCTCCTGGTTACGATGCAGCTACGGGAGAGCAGATTTCTACCAGATACCCGTCGGGATCGCTGACGTAG
- a CDS encoding methyl-accepting chemotaxis protein has product MKLKRSIPGVVIFSLLVGVIASLLIGLVPARQQFADQSYRTFPVILRASQADIQSELSRGWDIALSISRNPFLIDWMEGAETDQLLGEGIEAMLLEVMNRPGVMSGFTATGSTGNFRVGDRVLNVLDPNRSDDSWFFDSLRATEEVMLNLDYNPELGETLLWFNAAVIREGNRIGIAGIGLSIDEAVESFQNAVPSPGSVLYLVDTTGRILVSSDTTALDSSISEYLPSEGQAVPGHPGIRRYHSTASGNTIMAESALEDTGYRMILLAPEEEFVPSFLDFAGLSLLFMVIFVMAASWLTYLLIVARLRGLETLRGMLQDIAEGEGDLTRRLATNRTDEIGALAEGFNQTLDTFSHLVGIIKVQANTLSGLGGDLASNMTQTAAAITEVIATIQSVKNQVLRQAASVEQTSQTTEAITGSIENLNGQIEQQSSNVTQSSAAIEEMLSSIQSVTGTLVKNSEAIRNLTDRSERGREALEEMAADIKAVALDSDSLLEISQVIHDIASQTNLLSMNAAIEAAHAGESGKGFAVVAEEIRKLAETSGEESKKIAAVLTKIKAAMDGITTATGEVQTQFEQIYSEVKTVSHQEEMIKNAMEEQNAGSQEVYTAISELTDITESVKDRSQDMLQGSKEVTKESKNLKSITEEITHSMDEMSQGVQEITQAVSFVDEMTKQNQGSIDALLNEIKRFKIDDDTLDEDTPPEK; this is encoded by the coding sequence GTGAAACTGAAACGATCCATCCCCGGAGTGGTTATCTTCTCGTTACTCGTGGGAGTGATTGCCTCTCTCCTGATCGGGCTGGTTCCGGCACGACAGCAATTTGCGGACCAGTCCTACCGAACCTTCCCGGTGATTCTGAGAGCATCCCAGGCTGATATTCAAAGCGAACTCTCCCGGGGATGGGATATTGCACTCTCGATCTCGCGAAACCCCTTTCTCATAGACTGGATGGAGGGAGCCGAGACGGACCAGCTTCTTGGAGAGGGCATAGAAGCCATGCTCCTGGAGGTGATGAATCGCCCGGGAGTGATGTCGGGCTTCACGGCCACGGGCAGCACGGGGAACTTCCGCGTGGGAGATCGGGTCCTGAATGTTCTGGACCCCAATCGGTCCGACGACAGCTGGTTCTTTGACAGTCTTCGAGCCACCGAGGAGGTCATGCTGAACCTCGACTACAACCCCGAACTGGGCGAAACTCTCCTCTGGTTTAACGCTGCCGTTATCAGGGAAGGAAACCGGATCGGTATTGCCGGAATCGGCTTGTCTATCGACGAGGCCGTAGAGAGTTTCCAGAACGCTGTCCCCAGCCCCGGAAGTGTCCTCTATCTTGTAGACACAACCGGGCGAATTCTGGTGTCTTCCGATACCACCGCATTGGACAGCTCGATCTCGGAGTACCTGCCCTCGGAGGGCCAGGCCGTTCCGGGCCATCCCGGGATCCGGCGGTATCATTCCACCGCTTCGGGTAACACGATCATGGCAGAGTCGGCTCTGGAAGACACCGGCTACCGGATGATCCTGCTGGCACCGGAGGAAGAGTTCGTCCCCTCCTTCCTGGATTTTGCCGGCCTCTCGCTGCTCTTTATGGTCATCTTTGTTATGGCCGCCTCGTGGCTCACCTACCTGCTGATTGTGGCCAGGCTCCGCGGTCTGGAAACCCTGCGGGGGATGCTCCAGGATATCGCCGAGGGCGAGGGCGATCTCACTCGACGCCTGGCAACAAACCGAACCGACGAAATAGGAGCACTGGCCGAAGGATTCAACCAGACCCTCGATACCTTCAGCCATCTCGTGGGAATCATAAAAGTCCAGGCAAACACGTTGTCCGGTCTGGGAGGCGATCTTGCCTCGAACATGACCCAGACAGCAGCGGCCATAACCGAGGTGATCGCCACTATCCAGAGCGTCAAAAACCAGGTCCTTCGCCAGGCGGCCAGCGTGGAGCAGACAAGCCAAACCACGGAGGCCATCACCGGCTCGATCGAGAACCTCAATGGCCAGATAGAGCAGCAGTCGAGCAACGTCACCCAGTCCTCGGCAGCAATCGAGGAGATGCTCTCCAGCATTCAGTCTGTAACGGGAACGCTCGTAAAGAACAGCGAGGCCATCCGGAATCTGACCGACCGCTCCGAACGGGGGCGGGAAGCTCTGGAAGAGATGGCCGCCGATATCAAGGCTGTAGCACTGGATTCGGACAGCCTGCTTGAAATCAGCCAGGTGATTCACGATATCGCGAGCCAGACCAACCTCCTCTCCATGAACGCCGCCATTGAGGCGGCCCACGCCGGTGAATCGGGCAAGGGCTTTGCCGTGGTGGCCGAAGAAATACGAAAACTCGCCGAGACCTCCGGTGAGGAATCAAAGAAAATCGCCGCCGTGCTTACAAAAATAAAGGCTGCCATGGACGGCATCACAACGGCGACGGGGGAGGTCCAGACCCAGTTTGAACAGATCTATTCCGAGGTAAAGACCGTATCGCACCAGGAAGAGATGATCAAAAATGCTATGGAAGAGCAGAACGCCGGAAGCCAGGAGGTCTATACGGCGATCAGCGAGCTCACGGATATCACCGAATCGGTGAAGGATCGATCCCAGGACATGCTCCAGGGAAGCAAAGAAGTTACGAAGGAGAGCAAAAACCTGAAGAGCATAACCGAGGAAATCACTCACAGCATGGACGAAATGAGCCAGGGCGTTCAGGAGATCACCCAGGCCGTTTCGTTTGTGGACGAGATGACCAAGCAAAACCAGGGAAGTATCGATGCGCTTCTGAACGAGATCAAGCGATTCAAGATTGATGATGACACCCTGGACGAGGACACCCCTCCAGAAAAATAG
- a CDS encoding DEAD/DEAH box helicase — translation MPGPPLLLYLKKAGTSSTLQLADSKGRPADSEYRRYTGDARIALREYALLMHRQQEQINWTSEEPLPEGLQYPGPRILQLAARSGLLCDSTGKLLNLAPGTYYLELSIREGKGEALTIRPRLVAGAEGDPEVLSRVSEAPFHSVSASHIMAGEYLFCCEDLGSYWAEADFLGSTINKTDLGIFLSITLSRFPLLKVDFQQCETVYGKPRTLRAALVFQEIDAYNYLHLQPVSTLDGYPPGFFEEQDILKIAEIHYQERHLEIAEIIYADSPQERFLAILKKFRKDAEKHVHAENGRYILPPEFAEPFLSEHMTDLARDFELFHAETLKRYRIRYAKPKLRLSLGSGLDYFEGRAAVEVDGQEFSYGHFLNEYRQSGYVKLDNGDKLFPEKREMDRFTRVLNRKPSGTDDEVHLSFFDLAMLDITAGVEAPPDLMNRIRSFYRNLNSLNETPATFPLHQGSLREYQKYGVQWLQHLREHRLGGCLADDMGLGKTVQVIALLRVLYSGDPYGPTLIICPKSLLYNWELEIQRFAPELPVHMYYGPGRTSQEISETWNGIILSTYATIRNDITSLQEICFSSIILDESQAIKNTAAMTTIAVLSLKGDHRIALSGTPVENHLGELYSLFRFLNPSFFGSENHFMKTWAKPIQEKDDADALQDLKTRIYPYILRRLKRDVLKDLPEKTEQTALIELDSAHLATYHRRRKMLSEGIQGEIRKNGMHKSMFMILQALNELRRLASIPEADAEYGGISAKREYLLDMISEISETGHKSLIFTNHLTAVELISEDLNSRNIGNLVMTGATSGRQELVQRFQSDPDIAAFVMTLKTGGTGLNLTAADYVFIVDPWWNQAAENQAIDRTHRIGQVNPVFCYRMIAKETIEEKILQLQKRKSQLTASLFSADSDGIKSLTENDIAFLME, via the coding sequence ATGCCCGGACCACCCCTTCTTTTGTATCTGAAGAAAGCAGGAACATCCAGCACCTTGCAGCTGGCTGATTCAAAAGGCCGTCCAGCGGACTCGGAGTATCGCCGCTATACCGGCGACGCCCGAATCGCTCTGCGCGAATACGCTCTCCTGATGCATCGCCAACAGGAACAGATAAACTGGACGAGCGAGGAACCCCTCCCGGAGGGTTTGCAGTATCCGGGGCCACGCATTCTGCAACTGGCAGCACGGTCCGGTCTGCTCTGTGACAGCACAGGCAAACTGTTGAACCTCGCTCCCGGCACCTATTATCTGGAACTATCGATCAGGGAAGGAAAAGGCGAGGCGCTCACCATTAGACCCCGCCTTGTTGCCGGAGCAGAGGGTGATCCCGAGGTGCTGTCCCGGGTCAGTGAGGCGCCATTTCATTCCGTTTCTGCCAGCCACATTATGGCCGGGGAATATCTCTTCTGCTGTGAGGATCTGGGAAGTTACTGGGCTGAAGCCGATTTCCTGGGCTCGACAATCAACAAAACCGATCTTGGCATATTTCTCTCGATAACTCTGTCGAGATTTCCTCTTCTGAAAGTCGATTTCCAACAGTGCGAGACGGTCTACGGCAAACCGCGCACCCTGCGCGCTGCTCTCGTTTTCCAGGAGATCGATGCCTACAATTATCTCCACCTGCAGCCCGTATCAACCCTCGACGGCTATCCTCCCGGTTTTTTCGAGGAACAGGACATCCTGAAAATTGCCGAAATACATTATCAGGAACGGCATCTGGAAATCGCCGAAATAATCTACGCCGATTCCCCCCAGGAGCGGTTTCTGGCAATACTGAAGAAGTTCAGAAAAGACGCCGAAAAACATGTCCACGCAGAGAACGGCCGCTATATCCTCCCCCCCGAGTTCGCCGAACCCTTCTTGTCGGAGCACATGACCGACCTGGCGAGGGACTTTGAACTCTTTCATGCCGAGACACTGAAGCGATACCGCATTCGCTACGCCAAGCCCAAGCTCAGGCTCTCCCTGGGAAGTGGCCTGGACTACTTCGAGGGCCGCGCTGCCGTGGAAGTAGACGGCCAGGAGTTTTCCTACGGTCACTTCCTGAACGAATACCGTCAGTCCGGATACGTGAAGCTCGATAACGGAGACAAGCTCTTTCCTGAAAAGCGGGAGATGGACCGCTTCACCCGGGTTTTGAACCGCAAGCCCTCGGGAACGGACGATGAAGTACACCTCTCCTTCTTTGATTTGGCCATGCTGGATATTACCGCCGGCGTGGAAGCCCCTCCCGATCTGATGAACCGCATCCGGTCCTTCTACAGGAACCTGAACAGCCTCAACGAGACCCCCGCCACGTTTCCACTGCACCAGGGAAGCCTGCGAGAATATCAGAAATACGGCGTTCAATGGCTCCAGCATTTGCGCGAGCACCGGCTGGGAGGATGTCTGGCAGACGATATGGGTCTGGGAAAAACCGTACAGGTCATTGCCCTCTTGCGGGTACTGTATTCGGGCGATCCCTACGGACCGACCCTGATCATCTGTCCCAAATCGCTCCTGTATAACTGGGAACTTGAAATCCAGCGCTTCGCCCCGGAACTGCCCGTGCACATGTACTATGGCCCCGGCCGGACCAGCCAGGAAATCAGCGAAACCTGGAACGGAATCATTCTCAGCACCTACGCCACGATCCGCAACGATATCACCAGCCTGCAGGAGATCTGCTTCAGCAGTATCATCCTGGATGAATCGCAAGCCATCAAGAATACCGCCGCTATGACAACCATAGCGGTGTTGAGCCTGAAGGGAGACCATCGTATTGCCCTCAGCGGGACGCCCGTGGAAAACCATCTGGGTGAACTCTATAGCCTCTTCCGTTTTCTGAACCCTTCTTTCTTCGGTAGCGAGAACCATTTCATGAAAACCTGGGCCAAGCCCATTCAGGAAAAAGACGATGCCGACGCTCTGCAGGACCTGAAAACCCGCATATACCCCTATATCCTCCGGCGATTGAAACGCGACGTCCTGAAGGATCTACCCGAAAAAACAGAGCAGACCGCCCTGATAGAGCTGGATTCAGCCCACCTTGCCACCTACCACCGTCGGCGAAAGATGCTCTCCGAGGGAATACAGGGAGAGATCAGGAAAAATGGTATGCACAAATCCATGTTCATGATCCTCCAGGCCCTGAACGAACTCCGCCGCCTGGCCAGTATCCCCGAGGCCGATGCCGAGTACGGTGGAATTTCAGCAAAACGTGAGTATCTGCTGGATATGATCAGCGAAATCAGCGAAACGGGTCACAAATCGCTGATCTTCACCAACCATCTCACAGCGGTTGAGCTCATTTCGGAAGATTTGAACAGCAGAAACATAGGAAACCTGGTTATGACCGGTGCTACCAGCGGCCGCCAGGAACTGGTGCAACGGTTTCAGAGTGATCCCGACATAGCAGCTTTCGTGATGACCCTCAAAACGGGGGGGACCGGTCTGAATCTGACAGCAGCCGACTACGTTTTTATTGTCGATCCCTGGTGGAACCAGGCAGCCGAGAACCAGGCAATCGATCGGACCCATCGGATCGGACAGGTGAATCCGGTCTTCTGCTATCGCATGATCGCCAAAGAAACGATCGAAGAGAAGATCCTTCAACTACAAAAGCGCAAAAGCCAGCTCACGGCATCGCTCTTTTCCGCCGACAGCGACGGCATAAAAAGCCTGACCGAAAACGACATTGCCTTCCTGATGGAGTAA